The Epinephelus lanceolatus isolate andai-2023 chromosome 8, ASM4190304v1, whole genome shotgun sequence genome includes a window with the following:
- the spmip11 gene encoding sperm microtubule inner protein 11, translating to MAFFGLTHLGYQNPVGDKLRVSPRAASHPRDGGMSNRAGSSLQEQQGSLRCTDTCNVYYQPFPCSTDIHHGSHERYKEMVKRVQTPRSPDQLYIMPLTDNQQYGWVTSRSPEPWTQAKRFPQKNSEMTKFVEKMSATDPEFSLF from the exons ATGGCCTTCTTCGGTTTAACACACCTGGGCTATCAGAACCCAGTGGGCGATAAACTGAGAGTGAGTCCCAGAGCAGCGTCTCATCCCCGGG ACGGTGGGATGAGCAACAGAGCGGGATCATCTCTTCAAGAACAACAGGGATCCCTCAGATGTACTGACACATGCAACGTTTACTACCAGCCTTTTCCCTGCAGCACTGACATACACCATGGGAGTCATGAGCGATACAAAGAGATGGTCAAACGGGTTCAAACACCCAGAT CCCCTGACCAGCTGTACATAATGCCTCTGACAGACAACCAGCAGTACGGATGGGTGACGTCCAGGAGTCCTGAACCATGGACCCAAGCCAAACGGTTTCCCCAAAAGAACAGTGAGATGACAAA GTttgttgaaaaaatgtcagcgaCAGACCCAGAGTTCAGCCTGTTCTGA